One window of Candidatus Eisenbacteria bacterium genomic DNA carries:
- the lon gene encoding endopeptidase La, which produces MKMSEEQETPGSQGPAEAQRPLGFDEDVSSLTVPSELAILPLRGVTIFPAAIVPLLISRAASLKLVEDCLAGDRILGLVSQKNPEDEAPEPAGLYTRGTAGRILKMLRYPDRSVRILVQGIRRIETSDYVQREPYLRARVQVLPDTFQPSADLDALQAHMVAQFAKFVSMTPYLPDELQVVVMNIKDPGKVTDLIASNLNIAVEEKQELLATIDVRVRLERLSTILAREIELLELGHKIQSQVQTELNKHQKEFYLRQQLRAIQQELGEGDSRATEIEELRRKLDEAQLPPPAREAADRELERLKMIPPESAEHSVVRTYLEWFAALPWAVSTQDNLDLHHARSILDEDHFDLEKIKDRILEHLAVRKLKQDGKSPILCFVGPPGVGKTSLGRSIARAMERKFVRLSLGGVRDEAEIRGHRRTYVGALPGRVIQNLRTAGSNNPLFMLDEIDKLGMDFRGDPASALLEVLDPEQNATFQDHYLDVPFDLSRVMFVTTANVLDTVPPPLRDRMEVIELAGYTEEEKIEIARRYVIPKQLREHGLTTAQLRFEDDAIAHLIRAYTREAGLRNLEREVGRVCRKVARAVTEGRNDPVVFMKDLVHEYLGAERFFSEIAERTDEPGVAVGLAWTPNGGDILFIEATRMAGTKQLILTGHLGDVMKESAQAALSYVRSRADRLGIAADFFEHTDLHLHVPGGAIPKDGPSAGITMTTAIASLLTGRAVRHGLAMTGEITLRGRVLPVGGIKEKVLAARRAGIDTVILPRRNEKDLEDVPESARTALRFHFVDTMDEVLDLALVPGQAPLAASA; this is translated from the coding sequence ATGAAGATGTCGGAGGAGCAGGAAACCCCGGGCTCGCAGGGACCCGCCGAGGCGCAGCGGCCTCTCGGGTTCGACGAGGACGTGAGCAGCCTCACCGTACCGTCGGAGCTCGCGATCCTGCCTCTGCGCGGCGTCACGATCTTTCCGGCGGCGATCGTCCCGCTCCTGATCTCGCGGGCCGCGTCGCTGAAGCTGGTCGAGGACTGCCTCGCGGGCGATCGCATCCTCGGCCTCGTGTCGCAGAAGAATCCGGAGGACGAGGCCCCCGAGCCCGCGGGGCTCTACACCCGTGGGACTGCGGGTCGCATCTTGAAGATGCTGCGCTACCCCGACCGCAGCGTGCGCATCCTGGTGCAGGGGATCCGGCGCATCGAGACGTCCGACTACGTGCAACGCGAGCCGTACCTGCGGGCCCGCGTCCAGGTGCTCCCGGACACCTTCCAGCCGTCCGCCGACCTCGACGCGCTGCAGGCGCACATGGTGGCGCAGTTCGCGAAGTTCGTGTCGATGACGCCCTACCTGCCCGACGAGCTCCAGGTCGTCGTGATGAACATCAAGGATCCGGGCAAGGTCACCGACCTCATCGCCTCGAACCTCAACATCGCCGTCGAAGAGAAGCAGGAGCTGCTGGCGACGATCGACGTGCGGGTGCGCTTGGAGCGCCTCTCGACCATCCTCGCCCGCGAGATCGAGCTGCTCGAGCTCGGGCACAAGATCCAGTCGCAGGTCCAGACCGAGCTCAACAAGCACCAGAAGGAGTTCTACCTCCGCCAGCAGCTCCGGGCGATCCAACAGGAGCTCGGCGAGGGCGACTCGCGCGCGACCGAAATCGAGGAGCTGCGGCGCAAGCTCGACGAGGCGCAGCTCCCGCCGCCGGCGCGCGAAGCAGCCGATCGCGAGCTCGAGCGCCTGAAGATGATCCCGCCCGAGTCGGCCGAGCACAGCGTCGTGCGCACCTATCTCGAGTGGTTTGCCGCGCTGCCGTGGGCGGTCTCCACCCAGGACAACCTCGATCTCCACCACGCGCGGTCGATCCTCGACGAGGACCACTTCGACCTCGAGAAGATCAAGGACCGCATCCTCGAGCACCTGGCCGTCCGCAAGCTGAAGCAGGACGGCAAGAGCCCGATCCTGTGCTTCGTCGGGCCGCCGGGCGTCGGGAAGACGTCGCTCGGACGCTCGATCGCGCGCGCCATGGAGCGCAAGTTCGTCCGGCTCTCGCTCGGCGGCGTGCGCGACGAGGCCGAGATCCGCGGCCACCGGCGGACGTACGTCGGCGCGCTGCCCGGCCGGGTCATCCAGAATCTGCGCACCGCGGGCTCCAACAACCCGCTCTTCATGCTCGACGAGATCGACAAGCTCGGCATGGACTTCCGCGGCGATCCCGCGTCGGCCCTGCTCGAGGTCCTCGATCCCGAGCAGAACGCGACCTTCCAAGACCACTACCTCGACGTCCCCTTCGACCTCTCCCGGGTCATGTTCGTCACCACGGCGAACGTCCTCGACACCGTCCCGCCGCCGCTGCGCGACCGCATGGAGGTGATCGAGCTCGCCGGCTACACGGAGGAGGAGAAGATCGAGATCGCGCGGCGCTACGTGATTCCGAAGCAGCTTCGGGAGCACGGCCTCACGACCGCGCAGCTCCGCTTCGAAGACGACGCGATCGCGCATCTGATCCGCGCCTACACGCGCGAAGCCGGTCTACGGAACCTCGAGCGCGAGGTCGGGCGCGTCTGCCGCAAGGTGGCGCGGGCGGTGACCGAAGGGCGGAACGATCCGGTCGTGTTCATGAAGGATCTCGTGCACGAGTACCTCGGTGCCGAGCGCTTCTTCTCCGAGATCGCCGAGCGCACCGACGAGCCGGGCGTCGCCGTCGGGCTCGCTTGGACGCCGAACGGGGGCGACATCCTCTTCATCGAGGCGACGCGCATGGCGGGCACGAAGCAGCTGATCCTCACGGGCCACCTGGGGGACGTGATGAAAGAGTCGGCGCAGGCCGCCCTTTCCTACGTCCGCTCGCGTGCGGACCGGCTCGGCATCGCCGCCGACTTCTTCGAGCACACGGACCTCCACCTGCACGTCCCGGGTGGCGCCATCCCGAAGGACGGACCGTCCGCCGGCATCACGATGACGACGGCGATCGCGTCGCTCCTGACGGGGCGCGCCGTGCGCCACGGCCTCGCCATGACCGGCGAGATCACGCTGCGCGGGCGCGTCCTTCCCGTGGGCGGCATCAAGGAGAAGGTGCTGGCGGCGCGGCGGGCCGGCATCGACACCGTCATCCTCCCCCGTCGCAACGAGAAGGATCTCGAGGACGTCCCGGAGTCGGCTCGCACGGCGCTGCGCTTCCACTTCGTCGACACCATGGACGAGGTGCTCGACCTGGCGCTGGTGCCGGGCCAGGCTCCCCTCGCGGCGAGCGCCTGA
- a CDS encoding DUF2203 domain-containing protein, translating to MRTRSFTVEQADACVPRLRLLLERVQRNALRLHREREAVAMGRGGDPGAIRIEDVLAERPELRRLVEELDAAVGEIEELGVELKDVDLGLVDFPAVIDGVEVYLCWQFGEDRVRFFHRRTEGFAGRRALRGLPPAPEVQ from the coding sequence GTGCGCACGCGATCGTTCACCGTCGAGCAGGCGGATGCGTGCGTACCGCGCCTGCGGCTGCTCCTGGAGCGCGTGCAGCGCAACGCGCTCCGCCTGCACCGCGAGCGCGAGGCGGTAGCGATGGGGCGTGGCGGCGACCCGGGGGCGATCCGCATCGAGGACGTCCTCGCCGAGCGTCCCGAGCTGCGCCGGCTCGTCGAGGAGCTCGACGCAGCGGTCGGCGAGATCGAAGAGCTCGGCGTCGAGCTGAAGGACGTGGACCTGGGCCTCGTCGACTTCCCCGCGGTCATCGACGGCGTCGAGGTCTATCTGTGCTGGCAGTTCGGCGAGGATCGGGTGCGCTTCTTCCATCGGCGCACGGAGGGGTTCGCCGGACGGCGCGCGCTGCGGGGGCTGCCCCCGGCGCCCGAGGTCCAGTGA
- a CDS encoding HAD family hydrolase, protein MSRIAYDAVLFDLFGTLIEFDHAALPEVVIDGRRIRSTIGTWAPLLAELVPGADVDTFGRAFIAASHELAEERKGTHVERPSRERFRRALVRLGADAATAAEAAPILARAHMQGIANATRFPSNHAAVLEHAARGRTVAVITNFDDTATAYDILCRHDILSKVHTVVVSEAVGLRKPHPSLIRIALRDLGVAPARALMVGDNFTEDIGAASAAGVDAAWIDTERTGVPDGSPSPRYVLTSFPEVATLLR, encoded by the coding sequence GTGAGCCGGATCGCCTACGACGCGGTCCTGTTCGACCTCTTCGGGACGCTGATCGAGTTCGACCACGCTGCGCTGCCGGAAGTGGTGATCGACGGACGGCGCATCCGCTCGACCATCGGCACGTGGGCGCCGCTGCTCGCCGAGCTCGTTCCCGGCGCCGACGTCGACACGTTCGGCCGTGCGTTCATCGCCGCCAGCCACGAGCTCGCCGAGGAGCGCAAGGGCACCCACGTCGAGCGCCCGTCGCGCGAGCGCTTCCGGCGGGCGCTCGTGCGCCTCGGAGCCGACGCGGCGACCGCGGCCGAGGCCGCACCGATTCTCGCCCGCGCCCACATGCAAGGCATCGCGAACGCCACCCGCTTCCCGTCCAACCACGCCGCCGTGCTCGAGCACGCGGCGCGTGGTCGCACCGTCGCCGTCATCACGAACTTCGACGACACCGCCACCGCGTACGACATCCTGTGTCGCCACGACATCCTCTCCAAGGTGCACACCGTGGTCGTCTCGGAAGCCGTCGGCCTCCGCAAGCCACACCCGTCCCTCATCCGCATCGCTCTGCGCGACCTCGGGGTCGCCCCCGCGCGCGCCCTCATGGTCGGCGACAACTTCACGGAAGACATCGGCGCCGCCAGCGCCGCGGGCGTCGACGCCGCCTGGATCGACACCGAACGCACCGGTGTTCCCGACGGTTCCCCATCCCCACGCTACGTTCTGACGTCCTTCCCCGAAGTCGCCACCCTATTGAGATGA